One region of Candidatus Omnitrophota bacterium genomic DNA includes:
- a CDS encoding glycine--tRNA ligase has translation MDKVVSLCKRRGFIFQSSEIYGGLSNTWDYGPYGAELKNNLKRSWWKSVVHGRDDVYGMDAAILMNPRVWQASGHVENFFDMKSDCKSCKKRFKAEDLKESRKCPECGGELTEARPFNLMFKTYQGVVEDSANAIYLRPETAQGMFVNFMNILDTRHPKLPFGLAQIGKAFRNEITPGNFTFRTREFEQMEIEYFVRPEEADKKLDEWVEARFNWYLGLGIKKDNLRLRPHGKEELAHYAKACTDIEYNFPFGWSELEGVANRTDFDLKQHSKASGQELQYFDAATKEKFYPYIIEPSGGVDRSVLALLVDAYNEEKVKDDMRVVLKLDKDLAPVKVAVFPLLRNRPEIVELAKRITKDLKKSMVAIYDDTGAIGKLYRRQDEVGTLYCVTVDVQSLEDKQVTVRQRDTMQQERVPIDNLNNYLEEKLR, from the coding sequence ATGGACAAAGTCGTTTCGCTATGCAAGCGCCGGGGTTTCATCTTCCAATCATCCGAGATCTACGGCGGCTTGAGCAATACCTGGGACTACGGCCCCTACGGCGCCGAGCTGAAGAATAACCTTAAGCGCTCCTGGTGGAAGTCCGTCGTTCACGGACGGGATGACGTATACGGAATGGACGCGGCGATCCTCATGAATCCCAGGGTTTGGCAGGCTTCAGGCCACGTAGAGAATTTCTTTGACATGAAGAGCGACTGTAAGTCGTGCAAGAAAAGGTTTAAGGCCGAGGACCTTAAAGAGAGCAGAAAATGCCCGGAATGCGGCGGCGAATTGACCGAGGCACGGCCGTTCAACCTGATGTTCAAGACATACCAGGGCGTGGTGGAAGACTCGGCGAACGCCATATATCTCCGGCCCGAGACAGCGCAGGGGATGTTCGTGAATTTCATGAATATCCTGGACACAAGGCATCCGAAACTGCCTTTCGGCCTGGCGCAGATCGGCAAGGCGTTCCGCAACGAGATAACGCCCGGCAACTTCACTTTCCGCACGCGCGAGTTCGAACAGATGGAGATAGAATATTTTGTCCGGCCCGAAGAAGCGGATAAAAAACTGGATGAATGGGTCGAGGCGCGTTTTAACTGGTACCTCGGCTTAGGCATCAAGAAAGACAATTTACGCCTGCGTCCCCACGGCAAGGAAGAGCTGGCTCATTACGCCAAGGCCTGCACCGATATAGAATATAATTTTCCTTTCGGCTGGAGCGAACTGGAGGGCGTTGCTAACCGCACGGATTTCGACCTGAAGCAGCACAGCAAGGCAAGCGGCCAGGAGCTCCAATATTTTGACGCTGCGACAAAAGAAAAATTCTATCCCTATATCATCGAACCTTCCGGCGGAGTAGACAGGAGCGTCCTGGCGTTACTGGTGGATGCCTATAACGAAGAGAAGGTCAAAGATGATATGCGGGTAGTCTTAAAACTGGATAAAGACCTGGCTCCTGTAAAGGTTGCGGTATTCCCGCTTTTAAGGAACCGGCCGGAAATTGTGGAGCTGGCAAAAAGGATCACGAAGGACCTCAAGAAGAGCATGGTCGCGATATACGACGATACAGGCGCGATCGGCAAGCTTTACCGCAGGCAGGACGAAGTAGGCACGCTTTACTGCGTGACCGT
- the recO gene encoding DNA repair protein RecO: MAIQTTEAIVLNRRDLRETSILATFYSKDFGKIKGILKGIRGDRSKYGSFAELFTLNKIVFYEKTKSEFQNITQCDLEDGFFGIRKSLGAIAHATYLVELVDELTEPAEKNGDIYGLLLNSLRLLSKGSEPTKITRVFEIRLLTLLGFGPAAEGSNVGGIKVSPGTAQTFNRLKNAAWDSLLKFRISKSIEQELGSLVEKLLASHLDRPLRSKKFLNEIKRLNKRE; the protein is encoded by the coding sequence ATGGCGATACAGACAACTGAGGCCATCGTCCTGAACAGGCGGGACCTCAGAGAGACCAGCATATTAGCGACTTTTTATTCCAAAGATTTCGGAAAGATAAAAGGGATCCTTAAGGGGATCCGCGGCGACAGGTCGAAATACGGGAGTTTCGCCGAATTATTCACCCTGAACAAGATAGTGTTCTATGAAAAAACGAAGAGCGAATTCCAGAACATAACCCAGTGCGACCTGGAAGACGGGTTCTTCGGCATACGCAAAAGCCTGGGTGCGATAGCGCACGCGACGTATCTGGTCGAGTTGGTCGATGAGCTGACCGAGCCGGCCGAAAAGAACGGCGATATATACGGGCTGCTCCTTAACTCGCTGAGGCTGTTGTCAAAGGGATCTGAGCCGACGAAGATAACCCGCGTATTCGAGATCCGCCTGCTGACGCTTTTGGGTTTCGGCCCGGCCGCCGAAGGCAGCAACGTCGGCGGGATCAAGGTATCGCCGGGGACAGCCCAGACCTTCAACCGGCTTAAGAACGCGGCGTGGGATTCGCTGTTGAAGTTCAGGATATCGAAGTCGATAGAGCAGGAGCTCGGTTCGCTTGTGGAAAAGCTCCTGGCGTCGCACCTCGATAGGCCGCTAAGGTCAAAAAAATTCCTTAACGAAATAAAAAGGCTGAATAAACGGGAGTAA
- a CDS encoding DUF502 domain-containing protein, which translates to MFTSIRKNFITGVAVILPALITIWLVKFAVVKTNYFLLEPIADFLRPFILDSTILEYIAKVLTLVFLVVIISLIGFGTRILFLRKFFSFWEKNISQLPMIGKIYGAIKEMSHAILGQSKSIFTRVVLVAFPRPGIYAIGFVTYEGKGELQDKTVTRVTNVFVPTSPNPTSGFLLLVPEKEMIKLDMSVEEGLKLVISGGIVPLPERVKIKKKDGDTDN; encoded by the coding sequence ATGTTCACAAGCATCAGAAAGAATTTTATCACGGGCGTCGCGGTAATACTTCCGGCCTTAATAACCATCTGGCTGGTAAAATTCGCTGTTGTTAAAACCAACTATTTCCTGCTTGAGCCCATAGCGGACTTCCTGCGGCCGTTCATCCTTGACAGCACTATCCTCGAATACATAGCGAAGGTCCTTACTCTTGTCTTTCTTGTCGTCATAATTTCACTCATAGGCTTCGGCACCAGGATCTTATTTTTAAGGAAGTTCTTCTCTTTTTGGGAAAAAAATATCTCCCAACTGCCAATGATAGGCAAGATCTACGGCGCCATAAAAGAGATGAGCCATGCCATCCTCGGCCAGTCGAAGAGCATATTTACCAGGGTCGTGCTTGTCGCGTTCCCCAGGCCGGGCATCTACGCCATAGGGTTCGTGACATATGAAGGCAAGGGAGAGCTCCAGGACAAGACCGTGACAAGGGTAACAAACGTCTTTGTCCCAACCTCGCCTAATCCTACTTCGGGATTTTTACTTCTTGTGCCGGAAAAGGAGATGATAAAGCTGGACATGAGCGTGGAGGAAGGGCTTAAACTGGTCATCTCGGGAGGAATCGTCCCGCTGCCCGAAAGGGTCAAAATAAAGAAGAAGGATGGCGATACAGACAACTGA
- a CDS encoding diacylglycerol kinase: MKKRGLTESFNYAIEGLKHTLKTQRNMRIHFVIGAAVIILGLVAGLPPVEFILLLSAVTLVIVAEMFNTALELAVDMFTKEFHHMAKLAKDIAAGCVFVTSVYAVIVGYLIFFKTVKLIDLSEGISRIRQSPWHITFIALVAVISLVIIIKILLRRGTPLRGGWPSGHSALGFSVFTVITLLTLNGVASALAFLMAILLAISRVRKGLHTVWEAIAGSVVGILATLLIFELLYRG; the protein is encoded by the coding sequence ATGAAAAAACGCGGCCTTACAGAGTCTTTCAATTACGCGATAGAGGGGCTTAAGCATACGCTCAAGACCCAACGGAACATGCGCATCCATTTTGTGATAGGCGCGGCGGTCATAATACTCGGCCTGGTCGCGGGACTGCCGCCCGTGGAATTCATCCTGCTTTTAAGCGCGGTCACCCTGGTGATCGTAGCCGAGATGTTCAATACTGCCCTCGAACTGGCCGTAGATATGTTCACCAAGGAATTCCACCATATGGCCAAGCTGGCGAAGGATATCGCGGCAGGGTGCGTCTTCGTCACGTCCGTTTACGCTGTCATAGTCGGATACTTGATCTTCTTCAAGACGGTAAAACTAATAGACCTCTCTGAGGGCATCTCCCGCATAAGGCAATCGCCCTGGCACATCACTTTCATCGCGCTCGTCGCGGTAATTTCCCTGGTGATAATAATCAAGATACTTTTGAGGAGGGGGACGCCGCTAAGGGGCGGCTGGCCCAGCGGCCATTCGGCGCTCGGTTTCTCTGTCTTTACCGTGATAACACTGCTTACCCTCAACGGCGTGGCCTCCGCGCTTGCCTTCCTGATGGCGATACTGTTGGCCATATCGAGGGTAAGGAAAGGGCTGCATACGGTATGGGAGGCGATAGCCGGATCTGTGGTCGGCATACTCGCCACGCTTCTGATATTCGAACTTTTATACAGGGGCTGA
- the ybeY gene encoding rRNA maturation RNase YbeY gives MPKPGRVAVLTEGVKLPFPKKAAVKCAEKILSMAGGNRDRICILFTDDAGIRRLNKKYRKRDKSTDVIAFESGDIAISAQTAAKNSRRFGSTAAEELRLYIVHGILHLSGYDDTSSSKRKEMRRAEGRILRGL, from the coding sequence GTGCCTAAGCCGGGCCGCGTTGCCGTATTGACCGAAGGCGTAAAGCTGCCGTTCCCTAAAAAGGCAGCCGTAAAGTGCGCTGAAAAGATATTGTCGATGGCCGGGGGAAACAGGGACCGTATCTGCATACTCTTTACGGATGACGCGGGAATAAGAAGGTTGAATAAAAAATACAGGAAGAGGGATAAGAGCACCGACGTGATAGCCTTCGAGAGCGGGGATATCGCCATATCGGCGCAAACGGCCGCAAAAAATTCCAGGCGTTTCGGGTCCACGGCGGCGGAAGAATTGAGATTATACATCGTGCACGGGATACTCCATCTCTCCGGATACGACGATACCTCTTCGTCGAAAAGGAAAGAGATGAGAAGAGCGGAAGGAAGGATCCTCCGGGGATTATGA
- a CDS encoding HDIG domain-containing protein: MDIFKRPEPMPREITVRWLIAAATCVALVSVIYIGKTPYGGQPQVGKVADRNIYAPVDFSFNAGLDAEKTARLKNEAALSVKDVYDIDPAVYDKSAQNIKALFSALKELKAAGDAGPEDRIAKLKSASKIELSDNDFKALLASPESEKAEAPILGQLEVIFSQGVIPAEDKENLKKQDKPSITVRNISGKTEYGAEVKNLKAASDFQNPSQPLFADSTLADNKLKSVMRAIISATVSANLKSNAVETSRRREEAITGVPAQEKSVDVVQGELIANRGERITPFHLAKFEALRAASVSEQRFALSILGIFFIVIILVIITGLYLKYYEPSIYSNNRHLVLMAAMAVVITAIGKAISLSNGPAYFVPVAIVPILIGLLLGVRPAIIIAMALSILAGLVGGERFDSTLVFIAGSVVGIYTVRAVRKRSELFKAGMVVGVTNAVCVIGLGILNNLESSVIFKDASMFLMNGIAVGIIIVGTLHIFESLFKMTTNISLLELADPNNPLLKELILKAPGTYHHSLIVGNLAESACDAIGANGLLARVGSYYHDIGKVEKSEYFAENQPITESQHDKLAPTMSSLIIINHVKDGLEKAKKAGLNSALMDFIEQHHGTGLIYYFYQRALESVEDLNKLEEEGFRYPGPKPQTKETAIVHLADSVEAASRTLQNPTPANLEELVRRIINNKFIDGQLDECDLTLKDLNIIAVTFTKVLTGVYHTRVQYPNGKE; encoded by the coding sequence ATGGATATATTCAAAAGACCTGAACCTATGCCGCGTGAGATAACGGTGAGGTGGCTTATTGCAGCCGCGACCTGCGTGGCGCTCGTATCGGTCATATACATAGGCAAGACCCCTTACGGCGGCCAGCCGCAGGTAGGCAAGGTCGCGGACAGGAATATATACGCCCCGGTCGATTTCTCGTTCAATGCCGGATTAGATGCGGAAAAGACCGCGAGGCTTAAAAATGAGGCGGCGCTCTCCGTAAAAGATGTCTACGACATCGACCCGGCCGTATACGATAAGTCCGCGCAAAATATCAAGGCCCTCTTCTCCGCGCTCAAAGAGCTGAAAGCGGCGGGAGATGCCGGACCTGAGGACCGGATCGCAAAGCTCAAGTCCGCTAGCAAGATCGAACTTTCAGATAACGACTTCAAGGCGCTGCTGGCTTCCCCGGAATCCGAAAAGGCGGAGGCGCCTATCCTTGGCCAGCTGGAGGTTATCTTTTCGCAGGGCGTCATCCCGGCCGAAGATAAAGAAAACCTGAAAAAACAGGACAAGCCCTCCATAACGGTCAGGAACATTTCCGGAAAAACAGAATATGGCGCCGAGGTCAAGAACCTTAAGGCCGCCTCCGACTTCCAGAATCCCTCACAGCCTTTGTTCGCCGACTCAACCCTGGCCGACAATAAACTTAAATCCGTTATGAGGGCTATCATCTCGGCAACAGTATCCGCCAATCTGAAATCGAATGCGGTCGAAACCTCCAGACGGCGCGAGGAAGCTATAACCGGTGTGCCTGCCCAGGAAAAATCCGTAGATGTCGTCCAAGGCGAGCTGATAGCCAACAGGGGAGAGAGGATAACGCCGTTCCATCTCGCGAAATTCGAGGCCCTGCGCGCGGCCTCGGTATCCGAACAAAGGTTCGCGCTGTCGATACTCGGCATCTTTTTCATCGTGATCATACTTGTCATCATAACAGGCCTTTATTTAAAATATTACGAACCCTCGATCTACTCAAACAACAGGCATCTCGTACTTATGGCGGCCATGGCCGTAGTGATCACGGCGATAGGCAAGGCCATCTCCCTTTCGAACGGCCCCGCGTATTTCGTGCCGGTCGCGATAGTGCCGATATTGATCGGCCTTTTGTTGGGCGTGAGGCCGGCCATAATCATCGCCATGGCATTGAGCATACTCGCCGGGCTGGTGGGCGGCGAAAGGTTCGATTCGACGCTGGTATTCATCGCCGGCAGCGTGGTAGGCATATACACGGTAAGGGCGGTAAGGAAAAGATCTGAGCTCTTCAAGGCCGGCATGGTCGTGGGCGTCACTAACGCCGTCTGCGTCATCGGCCTCGGCATACTTAATAACCTCGAAAGCAGCGTAATATTCAAGGACGCGTCCATGTTCCTGATGAACGGCATCGCGGTCGGGATAATCATCGTGGGCACGCTCCATATATTCGAATCGCTATTCAAGATGACGACGAACATCTCCCTGCTAGAATTGGCCGACCCGAATAACCCGCTGCTAAAGGAACTGATACTCAAGGCGCCGGGCACCTACCACCACAGCCTGATAGTGGGAAACCTCGCCGAGTCTGCCTGCGACGCGATAGGCGCGAACGGCCTCCTGGCAAGGGTCGGGTCTTACTACCACGATATCGGAAAAGTGGAGAAGTCCGAATATTTCGCCGAGAACCAGCCCATAACCGAAAGCCAGCACGACAAGCTCGCGCCGACGATGTCGAGCCTCATAATAATAAACCACGTGAAAGACGGCCTCGAAAAGGCGAAGAAGGCCGGCCTGAACAGCGCCCTGATGGATTTCATCGAACAGCATCACGGGACCGGGCTCATATATTATTTCTACCAGAGGGCTTTGGAATCGGTTGAGGACCTCAACAAGCTTGAGGAAGAGGGGTTCCGCTATCCCGGCCCGAAACCCCAGACCAAGGAGACCGCGATAGTCCATTTGGCGGACTCGGTCGAGGCCGCGTCGCGCACCCTTCAAAACCCGACCCCGGCGAACCTCGAGGAACTTGTCCGCAGGATAATAAACAATAAATTCATCGACGGCCAGCTGGACGAGTGCGACCTTACCTTAAAGGACCTGAATATAATAGCGGTCACCTTCACCAAGGTCCTGACAGGCGTATACCACACCAGGGTCCAGTACCCGAACGGCAAGGAATAA
- a CDS encoding PhoH family protein, whose protein sequence is MDKTFKLLSDEEARVLFGRHDENLKAIEGEFEVKITARGENLTIGGEGKNVEKASRLFGQLLDIIRMGRPIHQHEILYAVKALRDNTVLDLHSIYLDKIEIMSKKQFVTPKTAGQKNYVDAIRQFDIVFGIGPAGTGKTYLAMAMAINALKLGHVSRIVLTRPAVEAGESLGFLPGDIEEKVSPYLRPLYDALYEMMDLDKVERFLGRGVIEVAPLAFMRGRTLNDSFVILDEAQNATAEQMKMFLTRLGFDSKTVITGDLTQSDLPGGKAVGLLQAQEVLKEIEGIKFTYFTGDDVVRHELVQDIIKAYEKFNVK, encoded by the coding sequence ATGGACAAGACCTTTAAGCTCTTAAGCGACGAGGAGGCCCGCGTCCTTTTCGGCCGGCATGACGAAAACCTCAAGGCGATCGAAGGGGAATTCGAGGTCAAGATCACTGCCCGGGGCGAGAACCTGACCATAGGCGGCGAAGGCAAGAACGTCGAAAAGGCCTCGAGGCTGTTCGGACAACTCCTGGACATAATCAGGATGGGCCGGCCTATCCACCAGCATGAGATCCTTTACGCGGTAAAGGCGCTGCGCGATAACACGGTCCTCGACCTCCACTCCATCTATCTCGACAAGATAGAGATAATGTCGAAAAAGCAATTTGTGACGCCGAAGACGGCAGGGCAGAAGAATTATGTCGACGCTATAAGGCAATTCGACATCGTCTTCGGGATCGGCCCTGCCGGCACCGGCAAGACATACCTGGCGATGGCCATGGCTATCAACGCGTTAAAGCTCGGCCACGTAAGCCGCATAGTCCTGACCAGGCCCGCGGTAGAGGCGGGGGAAAGCCTCGGTTTCCTCCCGGGCGATATAGAAGAGAAGGTGTCTCCGTACCTCCGTCCCTTATATGATGCGCTTTACGAGATGATGGACCTCGACAAGGTAGAGCGTTTCCTGGGCAGAGGAGTGATAGAGGTGGCGCCGCTCGCGTTCATGCGCGGCCGGACCCTCAACGACTCTTTTGTGATCCTCGACGAAGCGCAGAATGCGACCGCCGAACAGATGAAGATGTTCCTGACAAGGCTCGGTTTCGATTCGAAGACGGTAATAACCGGCGACCTCACGCAGAGCGACCTGCCCGGAGGGAAGGCGGTCGGTCTCCTGCAGGCACAGGAAGTCCTGAAAGAGATCGAGGGAATAAAGTTCACATATTTTACAGGCGACGATGTCGTCCGCCACGAACTGGTGCAGGACATCATAAAGGCGTACGAGAAATTTAACGTCAAATAA
- a CDS encoding LysM peptidoglycan-binding domain-containing protein, whose amino-acid sequence MKKLFVFLALAVMITALTGCSVTTKMVTRERVDQELSSSAGNQGYLMGTAPAVGERKPTKTYIEVQVETPAIERENRAPKKAMETSAPAPEPATNFGTEPDEGPITSIEKKEELVNYKVQKGETLQKISQKLYGTTKKWKKLYDINKDVLKSPDKIRPGMTIKVPKTNVGAETEGNEYTK is encoded by the coding sequence ATGAAGAAGTTATTTGTGTTTTTGGCTTTGGCGGTCATGATCACGGCGTTGACCGGATGCTCGGTCACGACAAAGATGGTTACGAGGGAGAGGGTCGACCAGGAACTGTCAAGTTCAGCGGGTAACCAGGGATATCTAATGGGAACCGCGCCTGCTGTAGGCGAGAGGAAACCCACAAAGACCTATATAGAAGTCCAGGTAGAGACGCCGGCAATAGAGAGGGAGAACAGGGCGCCGAAAAAAGCAATGGAAACATCCGCGCCGGCCCCGGAACCTGCAACGAATTTCGGGACAGAGCCCGATGAAGGACCTATCACCTCAATAGAGAAGAAAGAAGAACTGGTCAATTATAAGGTCCAAAAGGGCGAGACGCTGCAGAAGATATCGCAGAAGCTATACGGGACTACCAAGAAGTGGAAAAAGCTTTACGACATCAACAAAGACGTCCTTAAGTCACCCGATAAGATCCGTCCCGGAATGACGATCAAAGTCCCAAAGACAAACGTCGGCGCGGAAACAGAAGGGAATGAATATACAAAATAA
- the aspS gene encoding aspartate--tRNA ligase, with amino-acid sequence MYRTHTCGELTAKNLGDKVTLAGWVHRRRDHGGLIFIDLRDRYGLTQIVFNPSKSKELHDAAESLRGEYVIMVEGEVASRPKGTENPKLKTGEIEIAVSKLTILNTAQTPPFEIDDEGQISEEMRFTYRFVDLRRKSSRDKLIIRHKVCHATRNFLESEGFIEVETPILTKSTPEGARDYLVPSRLSQGKFFALPQSPQLFKQILMVAGMDRYFQIAKCFRDEDLRADRQPEFTQLDIEMSFVDVDDILGLTERLIKAIFKEGIGVELKTPFPRIKHSESIERFGTDKPDTRFGMELSDLTDTLKGSQFQTFEKVTAGGGIIKALNLKGKADISRSEIDGLTELAIKFGAKGLAYFKAGEGAVDCPIAKFFDEGRVKAMLKKMDAAKGDLILAVADKKETVNDVLAHLRTALAKKYGPIDKNKFDFLWVVEFPWFKYNDEEKRWEAEHHPFTAPYDEDIGIIDTHPEKVRAKAYDLVLNGTEISSGSIRIHNRETQLKIFKAIGLSEEEIKARFGFLLEAFSYGAPPHGGIAPGLDRLIAMMTGSESIRDVIAFPKTQKAVCFMTGAPSDVSEKQLKELGLILKDSPSQSTKRRS; translated from the coding sequence ATGTACAGGACGCACACCTGCGGTGAATTGACAGCCAAAAACCTCGGTGATAAAGTCACCCTGGCCGGTTGGGTGCACAGGAGGCGCGATCACGGCGGCCTTATCTTCATTGACCTGCGCGACAGGTACGGCCTGACCCAGATCGTATTCAATCCCTCTAAATCAAAGGAACTCCACGACGCGGCCGAATCTTTGCGCGGCGAATACGTCATAATGGTCGAGGGAGAAGTCGCGAGCCGTCCAAAAGGCACCGAGAATCCCAAATTAAAGACCGGGGAGATCGAGATAGCCGTTTCCAAACTTACGATACTAAACACCGCGCAGACCCCGCCGTTCGAGATAGATGACGAGGGGCAGATATCCGAGGAGATGAGGTTCACATATAGGTTCGTCGACCTAAGGCGCAAGTCCTCGCGCGATAAGCTGATAATACGGCACAAGGTCTGCCACGCAACAAGGAACTTTCTCGAATCGGAGGGATTTATCGAGGTTGAGACGCCGATATTGACGAAATCCACCCCGGAAGGCGCCAGGGACTACCTTGTGCCTAGCAGGCTAAGCCAAGGGAAATTCTTCGCCCTGCCGCAGTCGCCGCAATTATTCAAGCAGATCCTAATGGTCGCGGGGATGGACAGGTATTTCCAGATCGCGAAATGTTTCAGGGACGAGGACCTCAGGGCCGACAGGCAGCCCGAGTTCACCCAGCTCGATATCGAGATGTCTTTTGTGGATGTCGATGACATCCTCGGCCTGACCGAACGACTCATAAAGGCTATATTCAAAGAAGGGATAGGCGTAGAGCTAAAGACGCCGTTCCCGAGGATAAAGCACAGCGAGTCGATAGAGAGGTTCGGCACCGATAAGCCGGATACCAGGTTCGGCATGGAACTCTCGGACCTCACGGATACATTAAAGGGCAGCCAATTCCAGACCTTTGAAAAAGTCACCGCCGGAGGCGGGATAATAAAGGCGCTGAATTTAAAAGGCAAGGCGGACATCTCAAGGAGCGAGATAGACGGGCTTACAGAGCTGGCTATTAAGTTCGGGGCGAAGGGGCTCGCATATTTCAAGGCAGGGGAGGGAGCCGTCGATTGCCCGATCGCGAAATTTTTCGATGAGGGGCGCGTGAAGGCGATGTTAAAGAAAATGGACGCCGCGAAAGGCGATCTGATCCTGGCTGTCGCCGACAAGAAGGAGACCGTAAATGACGTCCTCGCTCACCTCAGGACGGCGCTCGCGAAAAAATACGGCCCGATAGATAAAAATAAATTCGATTTCCTCTGGGTCGTGGAATTCCCGTGGTTTAAATATAACGACGAGGAGAAGCGATGGGAAGCGGAACACCATCCTTTTACGGCGCCGTATGATGAGGACATCGGGATCATTGATACGCATCCGGAAAAAGTCAGGGCTAAGGCGTATGACTTGGTATTGAACGGCACCGAGATAAGCTCGGGCTCGATAAGGATACACAACAGGGAGACCCAGTTGAAGATATTCAAGGCGATAGGCCTTAGCGAAGAGGAAATAAAGGCGAGGTTCGGTTTCCTTCTCGAGGCCTTTTCGTACGGCGCACCGCCCCACGGCGGCATAGCTCCCGGCCTCGACAGGCTGATAGCCATGATGACCGGCTCTGAAAGCATCAGGGATGTGATAGCGTTCCCGAAGACACAGAAGGCAGTCTGTTTCATGACCGGCGCGCCTTCAGACGTATCGGAAAAACAATTGAAGGAGCTGGGATTAATCCTAAAGGATAGCCCTTCGCAGTCCACTAAGCGAAGGAGCTAA
- the hisS gene encoding histidine--tRNA ligase, whose amino-acid sequence MKEQLKALRGTKDLLPKDARLWTILEEKARAVFYHFGYSEVRTPVIEESALFVRSLGQGTDIVEKQMFTFLDRGERSITLRPEATASVVRAYLENNLENEMGFAKLFYMGPMFRAERPQAGRMRQFHQIGVEAIGSYSPYLDAEVIALLASLLDSFNIRNYEIKINSLGCVKDKEALSNGLRQALGSRINNLCDDCKARYEKNILRVLDCKNDACRSEIKKIFKGTGEYLCPDCRTHFETVKKALDGLKINYNLEPYLVRGLDYYTKTTFEVVHKKLGAQDAIGAGGRYDNLVSDLGGQPKGACGFAIGMERSVMSLQDIPELDGGLNIYIATMGEEAYKLGFSLAMSLRGQGISAEADFEGKSLKAQMRSADRLGAKYVAIIGEDEIKNHTITLRNMSTKEQTAVPERSFASEMERIFIK is encoded by the coding sequence ATGAAAGAACAATTAAAAGCATTGCGGGGGACTAAAGATCTCCTGCCAAAAGATGCGAGATTATGGACGATCCTGGAGGAGAAGGCCAGGGCCGTCTTCTATCATTTCGGCTACAGCGAGGTCCGCACGCCTGTAATAGAAGAGTCTGCCCTGTTCGTGAGATCGCTGGGACAGGGGACGGATATCGTCGAGAAACAGATGTTCACCTTCCTCGACAGGGGCGAGCGTTCCATTACGCTGAGACCCGAGGCTACGGCTTCGGTGGTAAGGGCGTATCTCGAGAACAATCTTGAGAACGAGATGGGGTTCGCTAAGCTTTTCTATATGGGCCCGATGTTCAGGGCAGAAAGGCCGCAGGCCGGAAGGATGCGCCAATTCCACCAGATAGGCGTTGAGGCGATAGGTTCATACAGTCCTTACCTCGATGCGGAAGTGATAGCCCTGCTGGCCTCATTGCTGGATTCTTTCAATATCAGGAACTACGAGATCAAGATAAACTCCCTGGGCTGCGTTAAGGACAAGGAAGCCCTCTCTAACGGGCTGCGTCAGGCGCTCGGGAGCCGCATAAATAACCTTTGCGATGACTGCAAGGCCCGTTACGAAAAAAATATCCTGCGCGTCCTCGATTGCAAGAATGATGCCTGCAGGAGCGAGATAAAAAAGATATTCAAAGGGACCGGGGAATACCTCTGTCCCGATTGCCGCACGCATTTCGAGACGGTAAAGAAGGCGCTCGATGGCCTTAAGATTAATTACAATTTAGAGCCGTATCTGGTAAGGGGCCTCGACTATTACACCAAAACGACCTTTGAGGTGGTCCATAAAAAACTCGGCGCCCAGGACGCCATCGGCGCAGGCGGCAGGTATGACAACCTTGTCTCAGACCTCGGCGGGCAGCCGAAAGGCGCCTGTGGTTTCGCTATCGGGATGGAACGGTCCGTCATGTCCCTCCAGGATATCCCGGAACTTGACGGGGGCTTGAATATTTACATCGCCACGATGGGGGAAGAGGCATATAAATTAGGATTCTCCCTCGCCATGTCCTTGCGCGGGCAGGGCATCTCGGCGGAAGCGGACTTTGAAGGCAAATCGCTGAAGGCGCAGATGCGGTCGGCGGACAGGCTCGGCGCGAAATATGTCGCTATCATAGGCGAGGACGAGATAAAGAACCACACGATAACTTTAAGGAACATGTCGACCAAGGAACAGACCGCGGTACCGGAACGCAGCTTCGCCTCGGAAATGGAAAGGATATTCATCAAATAA